In the Brucella anthropi ATCC 49188 genome, one interval contains:
- the secY gene encoding preprotein translocase subunit SecY, translated as MASAAEQLVSNLNFSAFSKAEELKKRIWFTLGALLVYRFGTYIPLPGINPDALAQAFQQHSQGVLGLFNMFAGGAVGRMAIFALGIMPYISASIIVQLMTSVVPSLEALKKEGEAGRKIINQYTRYGTVLLALVQAYAISVGLQSGNGIVTNPGPFFVVSSVITLVGGTMFLMWLGEQITARGIGNGISLIIFSGIVANLPHAISGTLELGRTGALSTGLILGVIILAIVLIAVIVFVERAQRRLLIQYPKRQVGNRMFQGDTSHLPLKLNTAGVIPPIFASSLLLLPATVAGFANTTEMPAWATTVLNALGHGQPLYMLFYAALMAFFCFFYTAIVFNPKDTADQLKKHSGFIPGIRPGERTAEYIDYVLTRITVVGAIYIVLVCLLPEFLISATGVPFYLGGTSLLIVVSVTLDTVAQIQGHLIAHQYEGLIKKSKLRGGKRNK; from the coding sequence ATGGCATCGGCTGCTGAACAGCTAGTTTCCAATCTCAATTTTTCAGCTTTCTCGAAAGCAGAAGAACTCAAGAAGCGCATCTGGTTCACGCTAGGTGCTTTGCTCGTATACCGGTTCGGCACCTATATTCCGCTTCCCGGCATCAATCCTGACGCGCTTGCGCAGGCTTTCCAGCAGCATAGCCAGGGTGTGCTCGGGCTTTTCAACATGTTCGCCGGTGGCGCCGTCGGTCGTATGGCCATTTTCGCGCTCGGCATCATGCCTTATATCTCTGCCTCCATCATCGTGCAGCTCATGACGTCGGTTGTTCCGTCTCTTGAAGCGCTGAAGAAGGAAGGCGAGGCAGGTCGCAAGATCATCAATCAGTATACGCGTTACGGCACGGTGCTTCTGGCGCTTGTTCAGGCCTACGCGATTTCTGTCGGCTTGCAGTCGGGCAACGGTATTGTCACCAATCCGGGCCCGTTCTTCGTCGTTTCGTCGGTGATCACCCTTGTTGGCGGCACGATGTTCCTGATGTGGCTCGGCGAGCAGATCACTGCACGCGGTATCGGCAACGGTATCTCGCTGATCATCTTCTCCGGTATCGTGGCCAACCTGCCGCACGCTATTTCCGGCACGCTGGAACTTGGCCGTACCGGCGCGCTGTCGACGGGACTCATTCTGGGCGTTATCATTCTTGCCATCGTGCTGATTGCGGTCATCGTATTCGTTGAACGTGCGCAGCGTCGCCTTCTGATCCAGTATCCGAAGCGTCAGGTCGGCAACCGCATGTTCCAGGGCGATACGTCGCATCTGCCGTTGAAGCTCAATACCGCAGGCGTCATTCCTCCGATTTTCGCGTCGTCGTTGTTGCTTCTGCCTGCGACGGTTGCCGGTTTCGCCAACACGACGGAAATGCCGGCCTGGGCTACTACCGTTCTCAATGCACTCGGTCATGGTCAGCCGCTTTACATGCTGTTCTATGCCGCATTGATGGCATTCTTCTGCTTCTTCTACACGGCCATTGTGTTCAATCCCAAGGACACTGCTGACCAGCTCAAGAAGCATTCCGGCTTTATTCCGGGCATTCGTCCGGGTGAGCGTACCGCCGAATACATAGACTATGTGCTGACACGCATCACTGTTGTCGGCGCCATCTATATCGTGCTTGTCTGTCTCCTGCCGGAATTCCTGATTTCCGCAACCGGTGTGCCGTTCTATCTTGGTGGCACCTCACTGCTGATCGTTGTGAGCGTAACGCTTGACACGGTTGCGCAAATTCAGGGACATCTGATCGCCCATCAGTATGAAGGGCTGATCAAGAAGTCCAAACTCAGAGGTGGGAAACGCAATAAATGA
- a CDS encoding adenylate kinase — protein sequence MRLILLGPPGAGKGTQAGLLTKKHGIPQLSTGDMLRAAVAQQSEIGKRAKAVMDAGQLVSDEIVNQIVSERIDAPDCANGFILDGYPRTVPQAQALGTMLAGKGLKLDAVIELKVDENALVKRMESRVAETIAKGGQVRSDDNPEAFRKRLVEYREKTSPLSSYYAGTGELRVINGMAPVEEVTAEIERILVPA from the coding sequence ATGAGACTGATACTTCTTGGGCCGCCCGGAGCAGGTAAGGGGACGCAGGCTGGACTTCTTACCAAGAAGCATGGAATTCCTCAGCTCTCGACCGGCGACATGCTGCGTGCAGCAGTCGCCCAGCAGAGCGAGATCGGGAAGCGCGCCAAGGCCGTGATGGACGCCGGGCAACTGGTTTCCGATGAGATCGTGAACCAGATCGTTTCGGAGCGCATCGATGCGCCTGACTGCGCGAACGGTTTCATCCTTGACGGTTATCCACGCACGGTTCCACAGGCTCAGGCTCTGGGAACCATGCTGGCGGGGAAGGGCCTAAAGCTCGATGCAGTCATTGAGCTGAAGGTTGACGAGAATGCTCTGGTCAAGCGGATGGAGAGCCGCGTGGCTGAAACGATTGCCAAGGGTGGTCAGGTCCGTTCGGACGACAATCCGGAAGCGTTCCGCAAGCGTCTCGTGGAATACCGCGAAAAGACTTCGCCGCTTTCGAGCTATTATGCCGGAACTGGTGAACTGCGCGTCATCAATGGCATGGCGCCGGTTGAAGAAGTTACTGCCGAAATCGAGAGAATTCTGGTTCCGGCATGA
- the rpsM gene encoding 30S ribosomal protein S13 — protein MARIAGVNIPTNKRVVIALQYIHGIGPKFAREIVTKVGIADDRRVNQLSDAEVLQIREAIDADYQVEGDLRREVSMNIKRLMDLGCYRGLRHRRSLPVRGQRTHTNARTRKGPAKAIAGKKK, from the coding sequence GTGGCACGTATCGCTGGCGTCAACATCCCGACGAACAAGCGCGTTGTTATTGCGCTTCAGTACATTCACGGGATCGGACCGAAATTTGCTCGGGAAATCGTAACGAAGGTCGGCATTGCTGACGATCGTCGCGTTAACCAGCTGTCGGATGCTGAAGTCCTTCAGATCCGCGAAGCAATCGATGCTGACTACCAGGTCGAAGGTGACCTGCGTCGTGAAGTTTCGATGAACATCAAGCGCCTGATGGACCTGGGCTGCTACCGCGGTCTGCGTCATCGTCGTTCGCTGCCGGTTCGCGGCCAGCGCACGCACACCAACGCACGCACCCGCAAGGGTCCAGCGAAGGCAATCGCAGGCAAGAAGAAGTAA
- the rpsK gene encoding 30S ribosomal protein S11, whose protein sequence is MAKEATRVRRRERKNISSGVAHVNSTFNNTMITITDAQGNAIAWSSAGAQGFKGSRKSTPFAAQIAAEDCAKKAQEHGMRSLEVEVCGPGSGRESALRALQAAGFVITSIRDVTPIPHNGCRPRKKRRV, encoded by the coding sequence ATGGCCAAGGAAGCCACGCGCGTTCGCCGTCGCGAGCGTAAAAACATCTCGTCGGGCGTTGCCCACGTAAATTCGACGTTTAACAACACCATGATCACCATCACGGATGCTCAGGGCAATGCGATTGCCTGGTCGTCTGCCGGTGCTCAGGGGTTCAAGGGTTCGCGTAAGTCGACCCCGTTCGCCGCTCAGATCGCTGCCGAAGATTGTGCTAAGAAGGCTCAGGAACACGGTATGCGCTCCCTCGAAGTCGAGGTTTGCGGACCGGGTTCTGGCCGTGAATCCGCGCTGCGCGCCCTTCAGGCTGCCGGCTTTGTGATCACGTCGATCCGCGATGTTACGCCGATCCCGCACAACGGTTGCCGTCCGCGCAAGAAGCGCCGGGTCTAA
- a CDS encoding DNA-directed RNA polymerase subunit alpha, with protein MIQKNWQELIKPNKVDFITNGSRTHATVVAEPLERGFGLTLGNALRRVLLSSLRGAAVTAIQIDGVLHEFSSIPGVREDVTDIVLNVKEIAIRMEGEGPKRMVVRKEGPGVVTAGDIQTVGDVEILNPDHVICTLDEGAEIRMEFTVNTGKGYVPADRNRAEDAPIGLIPVDSLYSPVRKVSYKIENTREGQVLDYDKLTLNIETNGSVSGEDAVAYAARILQDQLAIFVNFEEPQKEAPQEQVAELAFNPALLKKVDELELSVRSANCLKNDNIVYIGDLIQKTEAEMLRTPNFGRKSLNEIKEVLASMGLHLGMEIPSWPPENIEDLAKRYEDQY; from the coding sequence ATGATCCAGAAGAACTGGCAGGAACTCATCAAGCCGAACAAGGTGGATTTCATCACCAACGGCTCCCGCACGCATGCAACCGTCGTTGCTGAACCGCTGGAACGCGGTTTCGGTCTGACGCTCGGTAATGCTCTGCGTCGCGTGCTTCTGTCGTCGCTTCGCGGCGCTGCCGTGACCGCCATTCAGATCGATGGCGTTCTGCATGAATTCTCTTCGATCCCGGGCGTCCGCGAAGACGTTACGGATATCGTTCTGAACGTCAAGGAAATCGCCATCCGCATGGAAGGCGAGGGCCCGAAGCGCATGGTCGTCCGCAAGGAAGGCCCAGGCGTCGTTACGGCTGGCGACATTCAGACTGTCGGCGATGTCGAGATCCTTAACCCGGATCACGTCATCTGCACGCTGGACGAAGGCGCTGAAATCCGCATGGAATTCACCGTCAACACCGGCAAGGGCTATGTGCCTGCCGACCGCAATCGTGCAGAAGATGCTCCAATCGGGCTTATCCCGGTTGACAGCCTCTATTCTCCGGTTCGCAAGGTGTCGTACAAGATCGAGAACACCCGTGAAGGTCAGGTTCTCGATTATGACAAGCTGACGCTGAACATCGAGACAAATGGCTCGGTCAGCGGTGAAGACGCAGTGGCGTATGCTGCTCGTATTCTCCAGGACCAGCTGGCGATCTTTGTCAACTTCGAAGAGCCTCAGAAGGAAGCTCCGCAGGAACAGGTTGCGGAACTGGCTTTCAACCCGGCTCTGCTCAAGAAGGTCGACGAGCTCGAACTGTCTGTCCGTTCGGCAAACTGCCTGAAGAACGACAACATCGTCTATATCGGCGATCTGATCCAGAAGACGGAAGCCGAGATGCTGCGGACTCCGAATTTCGGCCGCAAGTCGCTCAACGAGATCAAGGAAGTACTGGCATCGATGGGTCTCCATCTCGGTATGGAAATCCCGTCCTGGCCGCCAGAAAACATCGAAGATCTCGCAAAGCGCTACGAAGACCAATACTGA
- the rplQ gene encoding 50S ribosomal protein L17, which translates to MRHGNGQRKLNRTASHRKAMFANMAASLIEHEQIVTTLPKAKEIRPIVEKLVTLGKRGDLHARRQAISAIRDVKLVAKLFDTLAARYATRNGGYIRIMKAGFRAGDNAPLAVVEFVERDVDAKGKADRARVEAEQAAEADAA; encoded by the coding sequence ATGCGCCACGGTAATGGACAGCGTAAGCTGAACCGCACTGCCTCGCATCGCAAGGCAATGTTCGCCAACATGGCGGCTTCGCTCATCGAGCATGAACAGATTGTGACCACGCTTCCTAAAGCTAAGGAAATCCGTCCGATCGTAGAAAAGCTTGTCACTCTCGGCAAGCGCGGCGATCTGCATGCACGCCGTCAGGCTATCTCGGCTATTCGCGACGTTAAGCTCGTTGCAAAGCTGTTCGATACGTTGGCTGCTCGCTATGCAACCCGCAACGGCGGCTACATCCGCATCATGAAGGCTGGCTTCCGCGCTGGCGACAACGCGCCTCTGGCTGTTGTTGAATTCGTGGAACGCGACGTCGATGCAAAGGGCAAGGCTGACCGCGCCCGCGTCGAAGCTGAACAGGCTGCTGAAGCAGACGCAGCATAA
- a CDS encoding DegQ family serine endoprotease produces MNWRRLGVLGLMLTSIGLVMPQAMAQDAPATPPKEVPLSRADMQLSFAPLVKETTPAVVNVYAARQVQARAQSPFAGDPFFEQFFGRQFGESKPRIQQSLGSGVIVDSSGIVVTNNHVIKDADEIKVALSDGREFESKLLLRDETTDLAVLKIEAKDKFPVLGLGNSDEVEVGDLVLAIGNPFGVGQTVTSGIVSAQSRTQVGISDFDFFIQTDAAINPGNSGGALIDMRGRLIGINTAIYSRSGGSVGIGFAIPSNMVRAVVEAAQNGSKSFERPYIGATFQGVTSDLAEGLGMEKPYGALITAVAKGGPAEAAGLKIGDVVLSVQGVRVDNQDVLGYRLSTAGIGNTVSVEIMRDGKNQTIPVKLSKAPEVKETAPQVIKGDNPFAGAAVLVLTPSTAKKLRLKSESQGVVVVDVYSGSPAARLGLRPGDIVRSINGNPIRSVEEMTAILDGGRGLAWRLEVERNGTLLRQFVR; encoded by the coding sequence ATGAATTGGCGACGTTTAGGTGTATTGGGTCTTATGCTGACATCCATCGGGCTGGTCATGCCGCAGGCAATGGCGCAGGATGCGCCCGCGACGCCTCCCAAAGAAGTGCCGCTCAGCCGCGCTGATATGCAACTTTCCTTCGCTCCTCTCGTGAAAGAGACGACACCAGCTGTTGTGAATGTCTATGCGGCGCGACAAGTGCAGGCACGGGCACAATCGCCATTTGCAGGCGATCCGTTCTTCGAGCAGTTTTTCGGGCGGCAGTTCGGGGAAAGCAAACCACGTATCCAACAGTCGCTCGGTTCCGGCGTGATTGTCGATAGTTCAGGCATTGTCGTGACGAACAATCACGTCATCAAGGATGCCGACGAAATCAAAGTCGCCTTGTCGGACGGTCGCGAGTTCGAAAGCAAGCTGCTTCTGCGCGATGAAACCACAGACCTTGCCGTGTTGAAAATTGAAGCCAAGGACAAGTTTCCAGTGTTGGGCCTCGGCAATTCCGACGAAGTCGAAGTTGGTGATCTGGTGCTGGCCATCGGCAATCCGTTCGGCGTCGGACAGACTGTGACGAGCGGTATCGTGTCGGCGCAATCCCGAACACAGGTTGGCATTTCCGATTTTGATTTCTTTATCCAGACGGATGCGGCTATCAATCCCGGCAACTCCGGTGGCGCATTGATTGACATGCGCGGACGCCTGATAGGTATCAACACAGCGATCTATTCACGTTCTGGCGGTTCCGTGGGCATCGGCTTTGCTATTCCGTCCAATATGGTCCGCGCCGTCGTGGAAGCTGCGCAGAATGGCAGCAAAAGTTTCGAGCGCCCCTATATCGGCGCGACTTTCCAAGGGGTCACCTCCGATCTGGCCGAAGGGCTTGGAATGGAAAAGCCCTATGGTGCCCTGATCACAGCAGTTGCAAAAGGTGGTCCTGCAGAAGCCGCAGGACTGAAAATCGGCGATGTGGTTCTGTCCGTTCAGGGCGTTCGCGTCGATAATCAGGATGTGCTTGGTTATCGTCTGTCGACGGCTGGCATTGGTAACACCGTGTCGGTCGAAATCATGCGGGATGGAAAGAACCAGACCATCCCGGTGAAGCTTTCCAAAGCGCCCGAAGTCAAGGAAACTGCGCCACAGGTGATCAAGGGCGATAATCCCTTCGCCGGTGCAGCTGTCCTTGTGCTGACGCCATCCACGGCTAAAAAACTGCGTCTCAAGAGTGAAAGCCAGGGCGTGGTCGTTGTTGACGTCTATTCCGGCTCGCCGGCGGCACGGCTCGGATTGCGCCCGGGCGACATTGTTCGAAGCATCAACGGAAATCCTATCCGCTCCGTGGAGGAGATGACCGCGATTCTGGATGGGGGACGTGGTCTTGCCTGGCGGCTTGAGGTGGAACGCAACGGAACGTTGCTGCGTCAGTTCGTGCGTTAA
- a CDS encoding replication-associated recombination protein A, protein MSDLFSAAADPNADRNRPLADRLRPKHLSEVTGQEHLTGPEGVLTRMIASGSLGSMIFWGPPGTGKTTVARLLAGETDLAFEQISAIFSGVADLKKVFETARARRMSGRQTLLFVDEIHRFNRAQQDSFLPVMEDGTVILIGATTENPSFELNAALLSRARVLTFHPHDGESIATLLTRAEEQEERPLPLDEEARVSLVRMADGDGRAALTLAEEVWRAARPDEVFTAEKLQDVVQRRAPVYDKGQDGHYNLISALHKSVRGSDPDAALYYLSRMFDAGEDPLYLGRRLVRMAVEDIGLADPQALVICNAAKDAYDYLGSPEGELALAQACVYLATAPKSNAVYVAYKASMRAAKENGSLLPPKHILNAPTKLMKNEGYGDGYAYDHDQPDAFSGQDYFPESMGRQKFYDPPERGFERDIRKRLEYWARLRQERQGRR, encoded by the coding sequence ATGAGCGACCTTTTCTCAGCAGCGGCAGACCCGAACGCGGACCGCAACCGGCCGCTTGCTGATCGCTTGCGTCCGAAGCATTTGTCGGAAGTAACCGGTCAGGAACATCTGACCGGGCCAGAAGGTGTGCTGACGCGCATGATTGCATCCGGTTCGCTCGGTTCCATGATCTTCTGGGGACCTCCGGGAACCGGCAAGACGACCGTTGCCCGCCTGCTTGCCGGAGAAACTGATCTCGCGTTTGAACAGATTTCGGCGATCTTCTCCGGCGTTGCCGATCTCAAGAAGGTTTTCGAGACTGCTCGCGCGCGGCGTATGTCGGGACGCCAGACCCTGCTTTTCGTAGACGAAATTCATCGCTTTAATCGCGCCCAGCAGGATTCGTTTTTGCCGGTCATGGAAGACGGCACTGTTATCCTGATCGGCGCCACGACGGAAAACCCGTCTTTCGAGCTCAATGCTGCTCTTTTGTCCCGGGCGAGAGTGCTTACTTTTCATCCCCATGATGGCGAGAGTATTGCAACACTTCTGACCCGTGCCGAAGAGCAAGAAGAACGTCCATTGCCGCTGGACGAGGAAGCACGGGTAAGCCTTGTTCGCATGGCTGACGGCGATGGACGTGCTGCGCTGACGCTTGCCGAGGAAGTCTGGCGTGCGGCCCGTCCCGATGAAGTGTTTACTGCCGAAAAGCTGCAGGATGTCGTGCAACGTCGCGCCCCGGTTTATGACAAGGGGCAGGACGGGCATTACAATCTGATTTCGGCGCTGCATAAATCCGTGCGGGGATCGGACCCCGACGCAGCGCTCTACTATCTTTCTCGTATGTTCGATGCGGGCGAAGATCCGTTATATCTTGGGCGGCGGCTGGTGCGCATGGCGGTGGAAGATATCGGCTTGGCCGACCCGCAGGCACTGGTCATCTGCAACGCCGCCAAGGATGCCTATGACTATCTTGGTTCGCCGGAAGGCGAACTGGCGCTCGCACAGGCCTGTGTTTATCTTGCAACGGCTCCGAAATCGAACGCCGTCTATGTGGCCTATAAAGCCTCAATGCGTGCGGCCAAGGAGAACGGTTCCCTGCTGCCGCCGAAGCATATTCTCAACGCGCCAACCAAGCTTATGAAGAATGAGGGCTACGGCGACGGCTATGCCTATGACCACGACCAGCCAGACGCGTTTTCAGGACAGGATTATTTCCCGGAAAGCATGGGCAGGCAAAAATTCTATGATCCGCCGGAGCGGGGTTTTGAGCGAGATATCCGCAAGCGCCTCGAATACTGGGCGCGGTTGCGACAGGAGCGCCAGGGACGCCGTTGA
- a CDS encoding transglycosylase SLT domain-containing protein encodes MMRVLFLVALVILGGCATAPRQVNNVCAVFDQRDGWFNNWQTAATRVSREFGVPVPVLMATIYTESGFQPYARPPRTKILWIIPWKRASSAYGYSQALNGTWDRYKRETGRWTASRTNFADAIHFIGWYHYQSYLKNGINRADAYSLYLAYYSGHGGYARGVWRGNATALNGAKRAQSMANRYATQLRSCGGFS; translated from the coding sequence ATGATGCGCGTTTTGTTTCTCGTCGCGCTCGTGATCCTAGGAGGCTGCGCGACTGCCCCACGGCAGGTCAACAATGTGTGTGCGGTCTTCGATCAACGCGACGGTTGGTTCAATAACTGGCAGACGGCTGCCACGCGGGTTTCGCGCGAATTCGGCGTGCCGGTTCCGGTTCTGATGGCCACAATCTATACCGAATCCGGCTTCCAGCCCTATGCACGCCCGCCACGGACCAAGATTCTCTGGATCATACCGTGGAAGCGGGCTTCCAGCGCCTATGGCTATTCCCAGGCGCTGAACGGCACGTGGGATCGTTACAAGCGGGAAACCGGTCGCTGGACTGCATCGCGCACCAATTTCGCGGACGCTATCCATTTCATTGGCTGGTATCACTATCAAAGCTATCTGAAAAACGGCATCAATCGCGCCGATGCATATAGCCTTTATCTCGCTTACTATTCGGGTCACGGCGGTTACGCTCGTGGTGTCTGGCGCGGGAATGCCACGGCGCTCAATGGCGCAAAACGTGCCCAATCCATGGCCAATCGTTACGCCACGCAGTTGCGCAGTTGCGGAGGCTTCAGTTAA
- a CDS encoding OmpA family protein — MLKKIGIALFAATFLAGCTTDPYTGEQKMSNTAGGAAIGAAVGALGGLMVGGSSRAQRNAVLIGAGIGALGGGAIGNYMDRQENELRAQLQGTGVSVTRNGDQIILNMPSSITFDTDQDQVKSQFYPTLNSVAIVLRKFNQTLVDVYGHTDSTGSVSHNQALSQRRAASVASYLGSQGIDPRRFAVIGYGASQPVATNATPEGRAQNRRVEIQISPLRAAS; from the coding sequence ATGCTGAAGAAGATCGGTATTGCCCTTTTCGCCGCCACATTTCTGGCAGGCTGCACCACCGACCCCTATACCGGGGAACAGAAGATGTCGAACACCGCAGGTGGTGCTGCGATTGGCGCGGCTGTGGGCGCTCTCGGCGGCCTGATGGTCGGCGGTTCCAGCCGTGCACAGCGCAATGCCGTTCTGATTGGTGCCGGTATTGGTGCACTTGGCGGCGGCGCAATCGGCAATTACATGGATCGTCAGGAAAACGAGCTCCGTGCACAGCTGCAGGGCACTGGTGTGTCTGTGACCCGTAACGGCGACCAGATCATCCTTAATATGCCGTCCAGCATCACTTTCGATACCGATCAGGATCAGGTGAAGAGCCAGTTCTACCCGACGCTTAATTCGGTCGCGATTGTATTGCGCAAATTCAACCAGACGCTTGTGGACGTTTATGGCCACACCGATTCGACCGGTAGCGTCAGCCACAATCAGGCTCTTTCGCAGCGCCGCGCCGCGTCGGTCGCGAGCTATCTCGGTTCGCAGGGTATCGATCCGCGTCGCTTCGCCGTTATCGGCTATGGCGCGAGCCAGCCCGTTGCCACCAACGCAACACCGGAAGGCCGTGCGCAGAACCGTCGCGTGGAAATCCAGATTTCTCCGCTTCGCGCCGCCAGCTGA
- the recA gene encoding recombinase RecA, with translation MSQNSLRLVEENSVDKTKALDAALSQIERAFGKGSIMRLGKNAPVIEIETVPTGSLSLDIALGVGGLPKGRIVEIYGPESSGKTTLALHTIAEAQKKGGICAFVDAEHALDPVYARKLGVDLENLLISQPDTGEQALEITDTLVRSGAIDVLVVDSVAALTPRAEIEGEMGDSLPGLQARLMSQALRKLTASISRSNCMVIFINQIRMKIGVMFGSPETTTGGNALKFYASVRLDIRRIGSIKERDEVVGNQTRVKVVKNKLAPPFKQVEFDIMYGAGVSKTGELVDLGVKAGVVEKSGAWFSYNSQRLGQGRENAKQYLKDNPEVAREIETTLRQNAGLIAEQFLEDGGPEDDAGDAAEM, from the coding sequence ATGTCTCAGAATTCATTGCGACTTGTTGAGGAAAATTCAGTGGACAAGACTAAGGCTCTCGATGCGGCATTGTCGCAAATCGAAAGGGCGTTCGGTAAGGGCTCGATCATGCGTCTGGGGAAAAATGCCCCGGTTATCGAGATCGAAACTGTTCCGACCGGCTCGCTTTCTCTGGACATCGCGCTGGGTGTCGGCGGCTTGCCCAAAGGACGTATTGTTGAGATTTACGGACCGGAAAGCTCCGGTAAGACGACACTCGCGCTGCACACGATTGCGGAAGCACAGAAGAAGGGCGGTATCTGTGCATTCGTCGATGCGGAACATGCGCTTGATCCTGTCTATGCACGCAAGCTGGGTGTCGATCTGGAAAACTTGCTGATTTCGCAGCCAGATACGGGTGAGCAGGCACTTGAAATTACCGACACGCTTGTGCGTTCGGGCGCCATCGACGTTCTCGTCGTCGACTCCGTCGCAGCCTTGACGCCACGTGCGGAAATCGAAGGCGAAATGGGTGACTCCTTGCCTGGTCTTCAGGCTCGTCTTATGAGCCAGGCGCTGCGCAAGCTTACCGCATCGATCTCGCGTTCGAACTGTATGGTGATCTTCATCAACCAGATTCGTATGAAGATCGGTGTGATGTTCGGTTCGCCGGAAACGACGACTGGCGGTAACGCTCTCAAGTTCTATGCTTCGGTTCGTCTCGATATTCGCCGTATCGGTTCGATCAAGGAGCGCGACGAAGTTGTTGGCAACCAGACCCGCGTGAAGGTCGTCAAGAACAAGCTTGCGCCGCCCTTCAAGCAGGTCGAATTTGACATCATGTACGGTGCTGGCGTTTCCAAGACCGGTGAACTGGTCGATCTTGGCGTAAAGGCCGGTGTCGTCGAGAAGTCCGGTGCGTGGTTCTCGTATAATTCTCAGCGACTGGGACAAGGCCGTGAAAACGCCAAGCAATATCTCAAGGACAACCCGGAAGTGGCCCGCGAGATCGAAACCACGCTTCGTCAGAATGCCGGTTTGATTGCCGAACAGTTCCTCGAAGATGGCGGACCAGAAGACGATGCGGGTGACGCTGCCGAAATGTAA